AACGGCTTCTGCAACCTCGGCTACTGGGTCCGCGCAGCGGCCCGGCGGCAGGGTGCGGGATTGGCGGCCATCCGCGCGCTGGCGCGCTTCGCCTTCGATGGCCTCGGCCAGACGCGCGTCGAGATCGTCGTGGCCGACGGCAACCTGTCCAGCCTCGCCCTCGCCCGCAAAGCCGGCGCCGTCCACGAATGCCTGGCGCGCAACCGGCTCAGTCTGCACGGACGGCCCGTCCCCGCACACGTCCTGTCGCTGGTGCCGGCGACGTCTTAAAACAGATCCATCTGCGCCGCCGCCGCACTGGTCGGCTTGACGACCGATTTCGGTACCACCAGCGGACGCCGGAACTGCGACGGATCGCACGTGTTGAAACGGCTCATGCGGCCTTCGAGCCCAAGACGCTTGACGGCCTTCGTGAAGCGCTGGCGGATCAGGTCGGCCCAGATGCCTTCCCCGGTCATGCGCTTGCTGAAGTCGCTGTCGTAATCCTTGCCGCCGCGCATGTCGCGGATGCGGTTCATCACGCGCTGGGCGCGGTCGGGGAAGTGGGCGTGCAGCCATTGCTGGAACAGCGGGTTCACTTCCCACGGCATGCGCAGCACCGTGTAGTGGGCGCCGACGGCGCCGGCGTCCTTCGCGGCTTCCAGGATGCGCTCGATTTCCGGTTCCGTGACGAACGGGATGATCGGCGCGACGCTCACGCTGACGGGGATGCCGGCTTCCGTCAGCGTGCGGATCGCGCGCAGGCGGCGGGCGGGCGCGGCCGCGCGCGGTTCGAGCGTGCGCGAGATCTCGCCGTCCAGCGTGGTCAGCGTGATGGCGGCGCAGGCCAGGCCCTTTTCGGCCATCGGCGCGATCAGGTCGATGTCGCGCTCGATCAGCGCCGACTTCGTGATCAGGCCGTACGGGTGCTGGCATTCGGACAGCACTTCCAGCACCTCTCGCGTGAGGCGGCGGTCGCGTTCGCAGGGTTGATACGCGTCCGTGTTGACGCCGATGGCGATGTTTTCCGGGACATAGCCCGGACGCGCCAGCTCGCGCCGCAGCAGGTCGGCCGCGTTCACCTTGGCGAAGAGACGGCTTTCGAAGTCCAGGCCGGGCGACAGCCCAAGATAGGCGTGCGTGGGCCGCGCGAAGCAGTAGATGCAGCCGTGCTCGCAGCCCCGGTACGGATTCAGCGAGACGCTGAACGGGATGTCCGGCGACGTGTTGCGGCTGAGGATCGACTTAGCGATCTCGTCCGTGACGATCGTCTTGAGGGGCGCCGGCGCCTCGTCCTTCGCGCCCGGCACGGTCCAGCCGTCGTCGAACCGCTCGCGGCCGTTCACTTCGTAGCGGCCTTGAATATTGGTGACGGCGCCACGACCTTTCAAAGGCCCGTTGATGGGCACGACCTCGGCGGACTTTTGCGGGAACGGCAACACCACCTGGCTGACCGCCCGACTTGCGTTTGCTTTGACCCGATTCACACGGCGCTCCTTAAGTACTGTATGTTTATACAGTATAGTACGCCGATCTCAGGATGGGTTCAAGCGCGAAAAAAGAGCAGCTTGTTGTTGCACAAAACCGTCAAACGCCTGCAGCAGAGGCCGGTATCGGTCGGCGTCGCCTTCCAGCTGGGCCAGCGCCAGCGCGGCGGCTTCCAGGGTCGACAGCTGGTGCGACGCGTGCGCCTTGCGAATCCGATAAGCCGACACGGGCACGTCATGCAGCGCCAGCCGTGGCAGTCCTTGCAGCTCGGGATTTACGTGGAGCATCTTGCGGCTCTTGCGCCAAGTGGCGTCGAGCACGACGAGCCGCAGCCGCTCCGGCTGCGACATCGACCCGCCATCGAGGACGGGTGGCGCCGAGCCCGGCGTCGACGGATACAGCAGCACCGGCACGCGCCCGTCCGCGTGCAGCAACGCGCGCAAGCCGGACGCGTCAAACGCCTCGCCCACTTCCAGCCGGCTGCCGGACAAGCACAAGTGCAGCAGGCGCGCGCTGTTCTTGGCGTTGCGCACCTCGAGCGGATGTTGCAGGATCAACAGGTCGGCGCGGCTGGACAGCGGCCGCACCCAGTGGCAGATGCAGGCGCTCTGCGCGCGCAGGCAGGCGGCGCAGGTGGCGCGCCGGGTGGGAGAAGATAAACCGGTCATAGGCGGCGATTGTAGCGCCGCCCGGGAAGATCACTGGCTGCCCATGCGCTGGCCGGCCTGCGGCGCGTCCGCAGAAGCGGCGTGCCCGTCGGGCGCGTCCGGCCGCAGGGTCTTGAGCGCGCGGCTCCACGCCACGACCTGGTCGAGCATGGTGTCCACGGATTGCTCGTGATGCTCGGCCGGGTTGAACGTCGTGTAATTCTCGAAGTCGGTGCGCAGCGACAGCATCACCTGCGCGCGCACGTCCGCGACCATCAATTCGCCCATCACGAGGCGCAGGCTCTCGATGGCGCGCGCACCGCCCGCGCTGCCGTAGCCGACGAAGCCGGCGGCCTTGTTGTTCCATTCCTTGTACAGGAAGTCGATCGCGTTCTTCAGCGCGCCCGACGGGCCGTGGTTGTACTCGGGCGTGACGAAGACGAATCCGTCGAAGCCGGCGATGGCGGCGGCCCACGCCTTCGTGTGCGGCTGCGCGTACATGCCCAGCGACGGGGGTACGGGCTCGTCCAGCAGCGGCAGGTTGAAATCCTGGATGTCGACCAGCTCGAACACGGCGTCCGCGCGCATGCCGGCGATATCCAGCACCCAGCGCGCCACATCCAGTGCCTTGCGGCCGGGCCGGGTGCTCCCGACGATGATCCCGATCTTGATCATGTTCTCCCCTCCTTCATGGTGATGTGAACGATTCTAGCGGGCGGGCGCCCAGCCGCCGCCCAGCGCACGATACAAGTCGACGTGGGCCTGCAGCCAGGCGGCGCGCAGCTGCAGGGCGCCGGTCTCGGCGCTGAAGGCGTTGCGCTGGGCATCCAGCTCTTCCAGGTAGGACGAATAGCCGTTGCGATAACGGTTGTGGGCGATGCGCAGCACTTCGGCCGCCGCCACGCGGCGTGCCTCGGCCTGGTCCAGCTGTTCGCGCAGGCGCTGCACGGCCGTCAAGGCGTTGTCCGTGTCGGCGAACGCGTTGCGCACGGCCGCTTCGTACGCGAACACGGCGCGGTCGCGCAGCGATGCCGTGATCTCGGCCTGGGCCCGCAGACGGCCCCCGTCGAACAGCGGCGCCAGCACGCTGCCGCCCACGCTCCACAACCTCGTCGGCGACGACAGCAGGTCCGGCAGGCTGGTCGCATAAGCGCCCAGCGACGCCGTCAGGCGCAGCGACGGCAGCATCTGGTCGCGCGCGGCGGCGAGGTTCGCGTCGGCCGCGGCGACCGCGCGCTCGGCCGATGCGACGTCGGGCCGCCTGCGCAGCAATTCCGACGGCAGGCCGGGCTGGATCGCGGGCGCGTTCAGGCTGCCCAGCTCCGCGCCCCGGGCCACCGGTCCGGGATTGGCGCCGGCGAGGATGTCGAGGGCGTTCTCCTGCTGCGCGATCGCCCGTTCCAGCTGGGGCACGGCGGCGGCCGTCGCGCGGTACTCGGCCTCGGCCTGCGACAATTCCAGGCGCGAGCTGTAACCGACCTCGAACTGGCGCCGCGCCAGTTCCAGCGAGCGCTGGCGCGACGCGAGCGTCGCGTGCGCGAGGGCCAGCTGGGCGTCGAGGCCGCGCAGGTTCAGGTAGCCGGACGCCGCGTTCGCCGCCACCGACAGCGCCGTCGCATCCGCCGCCGCCTGCTGGGCCGCGTAGTCGAGGCGCGCCGCTTCCGTCAGGCTGGCCGTGCGGCCGAACGGATCGAGTTCGTAGGCGGCCTGGAACGCGCCCTGCATCGCCGTCGAATAGATCGGCGTGCCGAACGGCCCGATCACGCGCGCCCGCGTGGGTGTGAAGCCGACCGACAGGCTGGGCTCCTCGGCCGCATGCGCCACCTGGATGCGCGCCCGGTATTCGCGCAGCCGCGCCTGCGCCGTGCGCACGTCGTTGTTGCGTGTCAAGGCCTGGGCGACGAGACGGTCCAGCACGGGATCGCCGAACGCCCGCCACCAGTCGCGTTCGACCGGCGCGCCCGGTCCGACCCGGCCCCGCCACGTGGATGGCACGACGAGCGTCGTCTGCGGCGGCGGCTGCACGGGGATGCGGCAGCCGGCCAGCAGCGCCGCGCAGGCGCCCAGCATCAGGCGGCGCCTCATCGCGCCTGCCCCGGTCCCGGCGGTATGCGTCCGCCGGCCTTCGTGTCGATACTCGCCACCACCGACATCCCCGGCCGCAGCCGCGCGGCCAGTTCCTGGTTCGGGTCGATGCTGATGCGGACCGGGATCCGCTGCGCGATCTTGACGAAGTTGCCCGTCGCATTGTCCGGCACGATCACGGAGAACTCGGAACCGGTGGCGGGCGAGATCTGCTCGACGTGGCCGCGCAGCGTGGCGTGGTTGAGCGCGTCGACGGTGAACGTGACGGGCTGGCCGAGGCGCACGTCGGCCATCTGCGTTTCCTTCATGTTGGCGATGACCCACATCGTCTGCGGCACGAGCGCCGTCAGCTGGGCGCCCGCGTTGACGAACGCGCCCAGGCGCACGCCGACCTGCCCCAGCTGGCCGTCGCGCGGCGCCGTGATCCGCGTGTTGGACAGGTCGATCTCGGCCAGCCGCACGGCCGCCTCGGCGTTCGCGACGGCCGCTTCCAGCGAAGCGTGGTTGACCTCCACCGTGCGCAGGTTCTGGCGCGAAATTTCCAGCGCGGCGCGCGCCTGCTCGGCCGCGGCGACGGTCTGCGCGCGGGCGGCGCGGGCGGCGTCCCGTTCGCGCGCGGAGAGCGAGCCGTCGGCCGCCAGTTCTTCCACGCGGCGCAGGTCGGCGTTGGCGCGCTGGGCCTGCGCGGCGGCGTTGGCGACGGCGGCCTGGTTCTGGGCGATGGTGGCGCTGGCCGTCTTGCGGCTCTGCTCGAAGTTGGCGAGCGCCGCGCGCTGCGTCGCGAGCTGGGCCTTCGCCTGGTCCAGGCGCTGCTGGTAGATGCGGTCGTCGATGCGCATCAGGAGCTGGCCCTGGCGCACCATCTGGTAATCCTGCACGTCGACCTCGACGACGTAGCCGGACAGCTGCGGGCTGATGATCGTCACCTGCCCCCGCACGAGGGCGTTTTCCGTCGTCTGCAGCGCGCTGTGGAACGGCGGCAGGCGCCAGGCATACAGCACGATCAGCACGCCGATCAGGGCGATGAGCGCAAACAGCACGCCGCTGGCGATGACGTTGCGGTTCGACTTCTGCTGCGTCGTGGTGGTCGTCGTGGTGGTTGTCGTTTCCGGCATGGCAGAGGGCTCGGGTCAGGTTGGGACGGCCGGCGTCGGCATGGGCGGACGCGGCGCCGTGCGGCGGTCGCCGGACGGCACGGCGATCGGCGAATCGGTCGGATCGGGCGGCGCCGGGACCGGCGCCGGCGCCGGCGGTGGCGGCGACACGTATTTCAGCCACAGCGAGCGGCCGAAGATCCAGGCGGCCAGCAGGGTGGCGATGATGGCGATCAGCAGGAACACGTCGTTGTAGGCGAGGATGTTGGCTTCACGCGCCGCCGCCTGGCTCAGCACGGCGATGCCCTGGCGCGTGCGCGCGGCCGGGTCGGCGAGCACGCGCGCGTACGCGGCCCCGCCCTGCTGGATGCGCGCGGCGACGAGCGGATCGAGCGAACTCAAGTGCTCGGCCAGCACGGACGAATGGTATTTTTCGCGCATCACCTGGAACGTACCCAGCAGCGAGGAGCCGATCAGGCCGCCGAGGTTCTGCGTCAGGCCGAACAGCACGGAAAAGCTGATCAGGTTCGCGGGATTGGCGATCACGGCTCCGAGCAGGGTCAACAGCAGCGGCCCGAGGAACATCACGCCGCCGAACGCCAGCAAGCCCTGGCTCACGTACATCTGCGCGGGCCGCGTGACGTTGGTCGCGTTCGAATCGATCCACGCGCCCAGCGCCATGATCAGCAGTGACACGACCTGCGGCGCCATCAGGTGCGGCGGCCGGATGATCAGCACGGACACCGCGATCCCGAGGATGGTGGAAAGCAGGATGACGAGGAACAGCGTGTGCATCTCGTCGTTGTTCAAGCCGACGAGGCGCAGGAAGCCGACGGCGCCCACGCTCTGTTCCGACAGCACGACGCGCACGAGCATCAGCGCGATGGACAGGCGCACGATCATGCCGTTGGTCAGCCAGCG
This genomic stretch from Massilia putida harbors:
- a CDS encoding efflux transporter outer membrane subunit, yielding MRRRLMLGACAALLAGCRIPVQPPPQTTLVVPSTWRGRVGPGAPVERDWWRAFGDPVLDRLVAQALTRNNDVRTAQARLREYRARIQVAHAAEEPSLSVGFTPTRARVIGPFGTPIYSTAMQGAFQAAYELDPFGRTASLTEAARLDYAAQQAAADATALSVAANAASGYLNLRGLDAQLALAHATLASRQRSLELARRQFEVGYSSRLELSQAEAEYRATAAAVPQLERAIAQQENALDILAGANPGPVARGAELGSLNAPAIQPGLPSELLRRRPDVASAERAVAAADANLAAARDQMLPSLRLTASLGAYATSLPDLLSSPTRLWSVGGSVLAPLFDGGRLRAQAEITASLRDRAVFAYEAAVRNAFADTDNALTAVQRLREQLDQAEARRVAAAEVLRIAHNRYRNGYSSYLEELDAQRNAFSAETGALQLRAAWLQAHVDLYRALGGGWAPAR
- a CDS encoding HlyD family secretion protein produces the protein MPETTTTTTTTTTQQKSNRNVIASGVLFALIALIGVLIVLYAWRLPPFHSALQTTENALVRGQVTIISPQLSGYVVEVDVQDYQMVRQGQLLMRIDDRIYQQRLDQAKAQLATQRAALANFEQSRKTASATIAQNQAAVANAAAQAQRANADLRRVEELAADGSLSARERDAARAARAQTVAAAEQARAALEISRQNLRTVEVNHASLEAAVANAEAAVRLAEIDLSNTRITAPRDGQLGQVGVRLGAFVNAGAQLTALVPQTMWVIANMKETQMADVRLGQPVTFTVDALNHATLRGHVEQISPATGSEFSVIVPDNATGNFVKIAQRIPVRISIDPNQELAARLRPGMSVVASIDTKAGGRIPPGPGQAR
- a CDS encoding NADPH-dependent FMN reductase; translation: MIKIGIIVGSTRPGRKALDVARWVLDIAGMRADAVFELVDIQDFNLPLLDEPVPPSLGMYAQPHTKAWAAAIAGFDGFVFVTPEYNHGPSGALKNAIDFLYKEWNNKAAGFVGYGSAGGARAIESLRLVMGELMVADVRAQVMLSLRTDFENYTTFNPAEHHEQSVDTMLDQVVAWSRALKTLRPDAPDGHAASADAPQAGQRMGSQ
- a CDS encoding GNAT family N-acetyltransferase, yielding MTEPLLAGDYLLRPLVPTDAPAMAAAVRESMASLVQWMPWAHAAYDEADALAWIAACATARAHATAHEFGIFDRDGQHYVGAAGLNQFNRANGFCNLGYWVRAAARRQGAGLAAIRALARFAFDGLGQTRVEIVVADGNLSSLALARKAGAVHECLARNRLSLHGRPVPAHVLSLVPATS
- a CDS encoding MFS transporter encodes the protein MSDADYAPRQWHPDERPTMPGGPSFPKHSTPRRIAFFLIGTLVTLTGGLGNALVTVNLVNLQGTLGVFSAEANWLPTAYVMTNVSMNLLLVKFRQQFGLRAFTEFFLVLYALVTFGHLFVGDLGSAIAVRAAHGMVGAALSTLGLYYTLQAFKKEWRPRGIVISTGIAQLAQPIAYIFSRNLLQFAEWRGLYLFELGLTLVTLAAVLWLKLPPGDRFKAFRPTDFLTFSLFAPGMALLCAALTFGRVLWWTENAWVGIALAVSIVLLLAAICVEHNRDNPLLNIRWLTNGMIVRLSIALMLVRVVLSEQSVGAVGFLRLVGLNNDEMHTLFLVILLSTILGIAVSVLIIRPPHLMAPQVVSLLIMALGAWIDSNATNVTRPAQMYVSQGLLAFGGVMFLGPLLLTLLGAVIANPANLISFSVLFGLTQNLGGLIGSSLLGTFQVMREKYHSSVLAEHLSSLDPLVAARIQQGGAAYARVLADPAARTRQGIAVLSQAAAREANILAYNDVFLLIAIIATLLAAWIFGRSLWLKYVSPPPPAPAPVPAPPDPTDSPIAVPSGDRRTAPRPPMPTPAVPT
- a CDS encoding PA0069 family radical SAM protein, giving the protein MPFPQKSAEVVPINGPLKGRGAVTNIQGRYEVNGRERFDDGWTVPGAKDEAPAPLKTIVTDEIAKSILSRNTSPDIPFSVSLNPYRGCEHGCIYCFARPTHAYLGLSPGLDFESRLFAKVNAADLLRRELARPGYVPENIAIGVNTDAYQPCERDRRLTREVLEVLSECQHPYGLITKSALIERDIDLIAPMAEKGLACAAITLTTLDGEISRTLEPRAAAPARRLRAIRTLTEAGIPVSVSVAPIIPFVTEPEIERILEAAKDAGAVGAHYTVLRMPWEVNPLFQQWLHAHFPDRAQRVMNRIRDMRGGKDYDSDFSKRMTGEGIWADLIRQRFTKAVKRLGLEGRMSRFNTCDPSQFRRPLVVPKSVVKPTSAAAAQMDLF
- a CDS encoding tRNA-uridine aminocarboxypropyltransferase, encoding MTGLSSPTRRATCAACLRAQSACICHWVRPLSSRADLLILQHPLEVRNAKNSARLLHLCLSGSRLEVGEAFDASGLRALLHADGRVPVLLYPSTPGSAPPVLDGGSMSQPERLRLVVLDATWRKSRKMLHVNPELQGLPRLALHDVPVSAYRIRKAHASHQLSTLEAAALALAQLEGDADRYRPLLQAFDGFVQQQAALFSRLNPS